From Camelina sativa cultivar DH55 chromosome 5, Cs, whole genome shotgun sequence:
CACAactataatttgaattttacaaCCAATGAAGTCATTCTCTGCTTAATTAATAGGAAAATTAAACCATAACTTCAACAATGTAGTAACTCAAAGTTCAAAATTCTGAAAGTTATCTAAGCTTTCAAAATTACAAATGTTCTTAAATAGCATGATCCCATTAAAGAAGAATCGAGTATTTCTCATGACTAAAGCTTATCAACACACCACCAACATCTCTTCTAGAGAACTATCTATCATTATATAATTCACTCAAATTTGATAAGCATgcagaagaacaacaacaacaaaagaaaacagattaATCACAAAAGCATAATAAATCATCTCCACAAACAAAAGTCAAAGAACTGAGAGAAGGGAcaagaaaagagacaaaaaccTTGGAGATAATGTCTTCATAAGTAGCAAGATGGGTCTTACAGTGTTTGCAGCTATAGATCTTCCCTTCAAGATTCACAACAAACAACCTCCCCATCTTGAATCAAATCAAGAACTTAAAATCTGCTGAACAGAGTTTTCGATcttttcaagaaaaacaaaaaaaagaatccgGGACAGAACAATTTAGACTCTTTCCTGTATAGACACGAATCAAAACTTGAttgggttgaatttggtgtTTGTTCTGCagttaagaaaatgaaaaataatgtgGATGGGGAAGGTATAACGTCTTTTCTCaattattcacttttttttttttcttcctcagcCCAGAAAAGTTGGACAACGTGTACTCTTCACCAATCGCATTTTCTATATTCATGTATATTATATTGCTTTCTTTACACTTTCtttataccttttttttgtctattcaTTTCAAGATTTTCTTGAAATTGTAATTTTCTTCATGTGTTATAAAAGTAACAAATACTAATGTACATGTATATTATGAGTAATCATGCAAAATTTAAACGGGATGTCATATAATAAGCGTATGATTCCTTACTTAACAATAGTTTTCTCCCTTCTATTATTTaataatcaagaaaaatatatatgatatctttgcttttctttttggctCCGATGTCATATCTTATCTTTACCAACAACACAAATTATACAGTCTATCGTATTATCTTTAAGAATACGACAAGGAGTTTGTTTATTGTAAAGGCAAAAAAATCAAGTCAAGCCATTATTTGGATGGTCAAGTAAATCGAGTTTTGGTAtgataatcttttaaaaatgcCTAGATATTAATTCCGTGTTAGGCCAACTAGCTACCCTCTAGCCCAACAAGGTTGCTCTCACAAGTTACACCATTGGGTCTTTTGTGGGttcaatcaaaatgaatgatgGATAAGATATGCAATATGTTATATATGATGACTTcattagattttgatttgttttaacaACATCGTCCAATATATTACATAAGTTTGGTTTTGACAAAGTACTTACTATCCACTTTGCAAAATAATGATTAGTATCATCACATCAAACAAGTATTAAAGAGAATAATATGTGATTGTAATTGCAACGAAGTTTAACCTCAACGAAGCCTGCTTTACACGCAAGATCAACATATAGCGGCTTTAAACATACGATAAACCAGttccaacaacaccaaacaaataAACGACCTCTGATATAACATACATAATAcagttttaaaagtaaaagattgttttttttaagataaaataaagaTAGAAAGGCTCATAACTTAACTGCTAAAGGTGGCAAGGAAGCTGATGGGACCTTTGCCTGTAAAGGCCGCCTGAAGAGCAAATATGAGAAATGCGACCATAGCGAGACGAGAGTGTTTTATCTCCGCTAGCTTCAATGTATCCGCCTTCTCTGGGTCAGACGCGAGTCCCAGCGGGTCAAAATACCCACCCGGGTAAATCCGTTTCTCCGGTTCCAGCTCAGCGTTACGTTGGAACTCGATGTACCCGACCACTAACACTTCTATCCATATCAACGTCGTCAACGAGAACGGCAATGGCTGTCCTAAATACGACGACCCTTCCACCAATTCAACCTAAgacgaaccaaaccgaaacgcATCAATCCAATACCGAACCGAGATTCATAATAATAACACTGCATGCATGTTTCCACCTATACctcatattttactttttattttatctaacaaaatttaattttaatgacGCACGATTGTCCACGTGGAAGCTATATTAGTGACGACTATTATGAGTGTACCTTTCCGGCGTCTTGCCATGCGATTCCGGTGAGACCCTCGACGGCGAGGGCGCCAAGAGTACCAAGCATGGCCCACCTTCCATGGATCAGCTCACATTCTCTGAACCGTTGGATCCCAAAGACTTCAGTGTACGGTTGAAACGGCGTCGGGTTGATCTCCGACGATTCTCGGATGACACCGATGACGTCACCGGCCACGTTCTTGGCAAGGTTTTGGTCAAGCTCGTCGAAATCGAACTGAAGATACTCAGCCGGTTTACCTAAACCGAAAGGGTCGAAACCACGGTCTCCGATCATCGATCCGTCCAACCATTCAGGCGGGTTTGCGCCAGGGAACCAGACTAGTCTGTCTCCGTCGTCTTGGACCTGCTTTGACTTCTTTGGCGGTGGAGCAGGTTTCTTTTTCCCGAAACTAAACCCCCCAAACCCGTCTTTGACCTGCTTTGACTTCTTTGGCGGTGGAGCAGCTGGTTCCTTTTTTCCGAAAGGATTAAACCCCCCAAACCGGGCTTGGACCCTACCGGTTCCAGGTCTAGGATCTTGAATCCGGATCCCAAAGATACCTGAGGCTGCTGCTGCAGTGGTAGTAGCCATATTTGAGTTTGGTGTGAGACTANNNNNNNNNNNNNNNNNNNNNNNNNNNNNNNNNNNNNNNNNNNNNNNNNNNNNNNNNNNNNNNNNNNNNNNNNNNNNNNNNNNNNNNNNNNNNNNNNNNNNNNNNNNNNNNNNNNNNNNNNNNNNNNNNNNNNNNNNNNNNNNNNNNNNNNNNNNNNNNNNNNNNNNNNNNNNNNNNNNNNNNNNNNNNNNNNNNNNNNNNNNNNNNNNNNNNNNNNNNNNNNNNNNNNNNNNNNNNNNNNNNNNNNNNNNNNNNNNNNNNNNNNNNNNNNNNNNNNNNNNNNNNNNNNNNNNNNNNNNNNNNNNNNNNNNNNNNNNNNNNNNNNNNNNNNNNNNNNNNNNNNNNNNNNNNNNNNNNNNNNNNNNNNNNNNNNNNNNNNNNNNNNNNNNNNNNNNNNNNNNNNNNNNNNNNNNNNNNNNNNTATGTGATGGTAAATGTAAGAAGCCTTATCTCAGCGTTATCTCCTGTGATTGGTCTCTCTCTTTaccctctttttcttttgtggtgtCGCTACTTTTTAATGACGTTGCACTCTCTCTTTCGTCCTTATGGTTGGTGTCTGTATTTAaggtattttctttcttttgttttcttttggtttttaggATTTCTTTTGTCGATTTCACAATATAGAAAAGACTTTGGTCCCAGTTAAAAGTTCTGTCCCCATAAAGCCCGTTTATAGTAGCCCATTACACCGAAACTTCAAAATATCTCTTATATCGtgtttttccaaattttgtCTAGTAGTCAGACAATTAGTTTGGTAATATAACTTTAGCTTTGGTATAATGTATTTAGGCCAATACTTTGGTTTTGGTGTGTTTTATCATATAGAATAGAATGTCTTAATTTGAATGATTTTCATAATACAGATTGGTTTCGGTTTGAGTTCTTCCATTTTCACACATTTCAATTCCAAAGgttttttataatcaaactaTATAGGTAGAACTGGCTAACTGAAACTAGAATGCCGCTCAGATTTTAAATCGGTGTTTGGTTATAGTAATCAAACCGAATTAGGGTCTATTTCTCCTTATGCTTGGTAAGGTTTTGTTATAGACATTCCCACAGTCtaaagttataacttataaacaCGATAACGTAGAACGTTAGAGtttgcaataaaaaaattagacatACGATAAGATAAAGAAAACTGAACTTGAGGAGGACTTGAAGTTTTGCTTGAGAAAAATTAGAAGTTTTCGCCATTCTAGAAAAATTCAGTGAAAAATTCATACGAATTCCACAAAGACtttctaatttgattattaaGTAAAACTGAGATATCTTTGATTAATCCAAATATCTAGAATGTAAGTTAAAAGATAATGATCGTAAAAAGGTTGCTTTACGATTCgtatataaacttttttggtGACGTATAAAGAAATTCACGCGGACAGATCACATACTATGTGCTTTATTTATGCTTACAGTTACACACATATatcaaaaccaataataaaagCACATACATAAACATGTATATAAAACggagagacaaaaacaaaaaagatgccTTAGGCTTCTTTTGTCATTGATGTACTCTTGGATTATTTACAAATCGCCCTAACTAATCCAATGTTAAAAGTTAAAGCTAACAACTGCCAATTCATATGAGTTGTCTCAAATACAAACAAAGCATAGGTTATATATAATCTTCATTCCTGATTTGTTCCTTCCGCTTTGGATCCTTCTgttaaccaaataaacaaacttTATCAGCAAAAAGGGTACTAACTTTGGTTCGTCCATTATATCACTTCCCAATTAAATAATACTAACAAACACACACTTAtagaaatcaaattttattcaataaaagaaaatacatataCTACTACGTACGCAAGAAAAGTAGAAGAGGATAAGATTTAGGTTTGGTTACCTGAAACTTAAAAGCGAAGGATCGTTGATGGGTCAACGCCGAAAGGCAAACGAAGAAGCTACATTTTATACGTCGTATTCttaataactatatttacaTGTTGACGTATGTGTGTGCGTATACATATTTACAAGTATTAGTGATtctcctgaaaaaaaaatacgtcTCTATTTGAGTCTCTCTTGTTGTAGGATCTTTTGATATCTCGGGTACACGTTTTTACAAGCCGAAACCTGAAAAAACGGATCaatcaaaacacacataaaccCTACTGTATTAGTTTTCCCATTggataatattatattatcaatAACTATAAACTAAAAAGAGGATGATAGATTTGTCTCGATGACAACAAAATCATGAAGCATGCGTGAGGCGTGACGTGTTCTGTcggatttttataattaaatatgttaatatTATAAATGAATAAAGACGAAGAAAATTAGGTTACACACGGTTTCCACATGAGATTCTAAACCTATAAACTAGTAAGTATATAAGAAAAGTCTTTAACTCAACTTCAATTTTGTTTACTTTCATCCCAAAGCTTTCTACCCAAAATAGAGTATTCCCTAACCAAACAAGTAGGAAAGACAAATCTCATCGAGTTTCTAGAATCACAAAAGGACCAAATATGACaatatgtaaaatattcaaCATTGACAATTACATTCACATGCTATCTCTGACCGAGTCTGATTACGATATCTTAgcgtaaaaagaaaaaatataaaatctaatattcGTCctagatttgaaaaaaaataataataataatgcaacTTGGTATTATTGGCCCTATCTATTAatgtaatcaatcaatcaaaattagtaaataataaattttatgtaacGGCGGAATTaacaaagggaagaagaagaagaagtgaactTACAGCTTCAATGTCGATTTTGAAGACGAgaagcttttttctttctctacagCTAGTTCGATACGCTACAACGATGTGACCTATTGCTAAAACAGAGGAGCAGAGGAACAAAGCTACTTCCGCCGCTCTGAAGTAACTTCCTCCGCCGTCTCCGATTTGTGGCTCGCCGAACACAAACGCCGCTTTTAACGAAACGTAGATTAGAGATGAGACTGAGCATATCATTGTTATCGTCAGATACGGTCCTCTAGACAGTTTTGGTCCGTCACAGAGTCCATACACACCTGTTTACACGTTAAAATCAAACTAAAGGAATGAGTTTTTCGATTTcttcaaaaacagagtaattgctctgttttttttgtaaagtatgaattttttttggtactcACAGAGTATAACGGCGGATCTAATGATTGAGATTAAGGGAATATCGATGAGAGAGTGACGGAAATCGTAGTTGGTGAGATGAGAAGAGAGGTTAGCCGGAGAAGAGAGACGGTGGAGGAGAGCGGAAGGGAGGAGAGCATCGGCGATGGCGAGAAAGATAGGAGCAGAGAcgaggagaaaagagaggaacATTGTGAATAAAACGAATACAGTTTTGATTCCTCTCCATAGAGATGACCAAAGCTTTCTGCTTTTACTAATCTCTTCTTTGCTAAAACCCATTGAATCAAATTTACAGAGAgatgatttgttttaaaagagaaGGAGACCTTTGAGACTTGAGAGGGTTTTTAAGAAGGACGACGAGAACGAGGACGATGATGCGAAGATAAATACTCAAGgggattaatttataaataaaataataataatgatttttctCGTTGGacttttggaatattttattaaatatagaATTATTGGATTCGTTTGGTAAATTATctttctgtatttgtttttacCCCCCTggatttctatatataatcataattattatgttatagTATTTGAACataatatattatgattatatatagaaatccaggtggtaaaaaaatatagaaagataatttaccaaacaaatccaataatgattatatatatatatatatatttttttttttaattatgttcttgtccttgaatttctttttactatatgtaaatgaaattttactaatttttaaaagatcGTGAGATGAATTGAAAATGTTGATCCATGATagttaatttacatattttaaaaacttatataataattattatatttagtaCGACAGTTTAGTTTGGATGAATATGGGATTATTGATTCAGGATGCTGATTTTTAAATGTCACTAATATTGAATATTTAGTTAAGTTTGATAaaccttaattttttaatacaaagCATAATTTACTAGAAGGTCCACGAGGCAATATAAGATGATGACGGACGATCGATGTTGATCTATTATAATTAATCTACATTTACATATAAATACATTATACTCGAAATTTACATTTCTCAAACTTGaaagttttgatatatatatatatatatatattatttttttttggtgaatagcTTGAAAGTTTTGATGAATATAAGAGTTGTAGccgtttgccaaaaaaataaaaaaataaataaaaagagttgTAGCcgttagtttgtttttttgccCCTTTCTAAAGTGAAGCAATCTAGAAAATATTGTTGAGAGAAACTTCCTGGTCTTGGAGTCCTTTGACTGGCGTATCATCGAGAGAGCTGACTATGActtgtaattaaattaaaaccaaaatagtGTTCGGAGTTTTCAGATTTTTCAGCTTCCGTATGATAATAACGGTAAAACCTAAATAGCgtgaagcatatatatatacaaatctcAATAATTGGaacattctatttttaatttcttgattttCGTTTACATATAATGAAATAGAGTTGAGTTTTTGAAAGTCATCACAATGTATATAGATCATATGGTTAACGTTAAAGTCATCACAATGTATATAAATCGTTACTagtaaattattgtattttagaccCATCCCTATCCCGCCGAAGAAAATGAACCGAGACTCgttaaacacaaacacatacgGGAATGAAGGAACCCACCGACTTAAGCCATGTGACCACATGCATATGCCCGTTTATTTTATTAACCTAACGTGTACTAAAGCGATTATTTTTATACTTTGTTTcattgtacattttttttttaaaacgaacaGTGAACTATTGATGAATCCAATATTTTTAGAAGTATTTTACGTATTGAGATCTTAaacgttttcttttctaatgcTTCCAAATCTGAAGATAAGATATAGACGCATTGTAAGAAATTGAAGCTTTCATTTAGACTATGCAGTATATGATAGAGCATGACTACTACGATGTAGTGTCTTTCTACAGCGGAATATTCCCAAAGAACTGATTGTTTCTCATATCAAGCGTAGCAACATTCTCTGACAACTTCGGAA
This genomic window contains:
- the LOC104785407 gene encoding chlorophyll a-b binding protein CP29.3, chloroplastic → MATTTAAAASGIFGIRIQDPRPGTGRVQARFGGFNPFGKKEPAAPPPKKSKQVKDGFGGFSFGKKKPAPPPKKSKQVQDDGDRLVWFPGANPPEWLDGSMIGDRGFDPFGLGKPAEYLQFDFDELDQNLAKNVAGDVIGVIRESSEINPTPFQPYTEVFGIQRFRECELIHGRWAMLGTLGALAVEGLTGIAWQDAGKVELVEGSSYLGQPLPFSLTTLIWIEVLVVGYIEFQRNAELEPEKRIYPGGYFDPLGLASDPEKADTLKLAEIKHSRLAMVAFLIFALQAAFTGKGPISFLATFSS
- the LOC104785408 gene encoding uncharacterized protein LOC104785408; its protein translation is MGFSKEEISKSRKLWSSLWRGIKTVFVLFTMFLSFLLVSAPIFLAIADALLPSALLHRLSSPANLSSHLTNYDFRHSLIDIPLISIIRSAVILCVYGLCDGPKLSRGPYLTITMICSVSSLIYVSLKAAFVFGEPQIGDGGGSYFRAAEVALFLCSSVLAIGHIVVAYRTSCRERKKLLVFKIDIEAVSACKNVYPRYQKILQQERLK